TGGCCGCGGCCACAACGGTTACCAGTCTGATCACCAGGTTTAACATTACCGATCTGATATTTATTGGTGTTGCCGGAGCTATCCACACCGAACTGAAAATAGGGGATGTGGTTATCGCCGATCGGTTGATTCAGCATGATATGGATGCCCGCCCGCTGATGCCGAGGCACGAAATTCCATTGTTGAGTGTAACCTACTTTGACGGGGATCCTAATTATATCAACATAGCGAAAAAGGCTATAGATGCCATCGTTGGCGATCATATCCACTCGTTTATCGAAGAGCATGAAGTTGAACGCTTTTTATTACACAAAACCCGGGTGTTTACCGGTACTATAGCCAGCGGTGATAAATTCTTTGCCGATCAGGCCGATAAGGATCAATTACACGCTGCTATCCCAGACATACTCTGTGTGGAGATGGAAGGCGCCGCCGTAGCCCAGGTTTGCTATGAATACGAGATTTCCTTTGTGGTTTTAAGGATTATCTCCGATGAATCCAATGAAAATTCCTCTATTGATTTTCCTGATTTTATCAAAAATGTTTCCAGTAAGTATGCTTATGAGATCATTAGAAATATGTTTGCGTTGATATAGAGGGCTGTCATGCTGAGCACCGTCGAAGCATGGTGGGTAGGCCTCTGCGCGCGATCCTTCGACAAGCTCTGGATGACAGGCTCTTTTCAAAAATGCGGCTTATTTGTTTTGCTTAATCTTAATTTCTTTTTTATCGATTTCTATAGTAAATGATACTTTATCTTCTACTGGTTTACCCGTATCAGCATCGAGCGCCGGGCTCCAGGCTGGCGCTGCTATGATCAAAGATCTTAACGCGACTACGAAATCATTTTCAGCAATGGTACCTCCACCAATTTGACGCATGATCAATGGTTTGATTAGTACTCCATCGACAGATATAGTACTGGTGTAAACTAATTTGGATATACTAAGATCAGGCGGCGCAATGCGTTTTATTTGATGTGCTAAAGAATCGGTAAAGGCTGTAGTGAGTACCGGAGCCGTTTTGTGGCTCTGCGCAAAGGCTAGCGTTGTTATCAAACAAATACAAAATGTAGTTATTATTTTTTTCATGAACAATGTAAAATTTGAGAACCAAGTTAGGTCTTCTGAATGCTGTAAGCAAATAATTTTAAAGGTCACTATAATAGTTGTACTGGGGTTTGGAGTAGATATTGCTCAACAGACAATCAACAAAAAAGCCTCCCAAAAAGGGAGGCTTTTATATTAGCTTTCAGCTTTAGCCTTTCGGCTTTGAGCTTATTAAGATGCCATTTGTTTGCGGATGATGTTTAACGCACCACCTGCTTTGAACCATTCAATTTGCTGGTCGTTATAGGTATGATTTACCGGGAACGAATCAACAGAACCATCTTTGTGGTGTAATACAACGGTTAACTGTTTGCCCGGAGCAAAGGTTGTTAAGCCGTCAATATCGATCACATCATCTTCCTGGATTTTATCGTAATCGTTGGTGTCGGCAAAAGTGATACCCAACATACCTTGTTTCTTAAGATTGGTTTCGTGGATACGGGCAAATGATTTTACCAGTATGGCACGCACACCCAGGTGACGTGGCTCCATAGCCGCATGCTCACGTGATGAGCCTTCGCCATAGTTTTCGTCGCCTACTACTACGGTGCCGATGCCGTTTGCTTTGTAATCGCGCTGGGTAGCCGGTACCGGACCATATTCGCCGGTCAGTTCGTTTTTAACGCTATCGGCAGTGTTGTTAAAATAGTTGATAGCACCGATCAGCATATTGTTGGATATGTTATCCAGGTGACCACGGAATTTTAACCATGGACCAGCCATAGAGATATGGTCGGTAGTACATTTACCTTTAGCTTTGATCAACAGTTTTAAGCCTTTCAAATCGGTACCTTCCCATGCTTTAAATGGCTCCAGCAATTGCAGGCGTGATGATTTTGGATCAACAATAACCTGAACTGTGCTGCCATCCTCGGCTGGTGCCTGGTAACCTGCATCTTCTACAGCGTAACCTTTTACCGGCATTTCAATACCTTGTGGCTCATCAAATTTCACCTGCTCACCGTTTTCGTTGGTCAGGGTGTCGGTTAATGGATTAAAGGTCAAATCACCTGCGATAGCAAAAGCAGTCACGATCTCTGGTGATGCCACGAAAGCGTGGGTGTTAGGGTTACCATCCTGACGTTTAGCGAAGTTACGGTTAAACGAAGTGATGATAGAGTTTTTGCGTGTAGGATCGTCGGTATGACGGGCCCACTGACCAATACACGGACCACAAGCGTTAGCCAATACCACGCCGCCCATTTGATCAAAAGTATTCAGATAGCCATCACGTTCAACCGTGTAGCGTACCAGCTCAGATCCCGGGGTAATGGTAAACTCAGCTTTGGTTTTTAATTTTTTATCGATAGCCTGTTTCGCGATAGAAGCGGAACGGGTGATATCTTCGTATGATGAGTTGGTGCAAGAACCAATCAAACCAACCTCTAATTTGGTAGGCCAGTTGTTTTCTTTAACAGCTGTTGCGAATTTAGAGATAGGCCATGCCAGATCCGGAGTGAACGGACCGTTTACATGTGGCTCCAGCTCAGACAGGTTGATTTCGATCACCTGGTCAAAATATTGCTCAGGGTTAGCGTAAACTTCCTCGTCGCCGGTTAAGTGCTGGGCAATTGCGTTGGCAAGCTCGGCAATATCACCGCGTTTAGTACCGGTTAGGTAAGCAGCCGCTTTTTCGTCATATCCGAAGATAGAAGTAGTAGCGCCAATTTCGGCACCCATGTTACAGATGGTACCTTTACCTGTGGCTGATAGTGAACGTGCACCTTCGCCAAAATATTCAACAATAGCACCGGTACCACCTTTTACGGTAAGGATACCAGCCACTTTTAATATTACGTCTTTTGCTGATGTCCAGCCAGAAAGTTTTCCGGTTAATTTAACACCAATCAGTTTAGGGAATTTAAGCTCCCATGGTAAGCCTGCCATTACATCGCAAGCATCAGCACCACCAACACCAATAGCAATCATACCCAAACCACCCGCGTTAGGCGTGTGTGAGTCGGTACCGATCATCATACCACCCGGAAAAGCGTAGTTCTCTAAAACAACCTGGTGAATGATACCAGCGCCTGCTTTCCAGAAACCAATACCATACTTATCAGAAACAGAGGCCAGGAAATCATAAACCTCACGGTTTACATCAACAGCAGTATTTAAATCGGCAACTGCACCAACTTTTGCTTGTATCAGGTGATCGCAATGTACGGTAGAAGGAACAGCAACCTGCGGACGGCCAGCCTGCATAAACTGCAAAAGGGCCATTTGAGCAGTAGCATCCTGCATAGCTACACGGTCTGGTGCAAAATCAACATAATCCACTCCGCGGCCAAATGCTTTTTGAGCATCGCCCTCAGAAAGGTGGGCATATAAAATTTTCTCGGTTAAGGTTAGATGTTTACCGGTCGCTTTACGGGCAGCATCCACACGGGTGCTGTAGCGATCGTAAACTTTTTTGATCATATCTAAATCAAAAGCCATTTGTATTTGATTTTTAGGTGAAAAGTAAACGAATTGATACCAAACCCAGTACCTGGGCTCAGTGCGGCGAATTTACAAAAATTACTACTAAAAGCTGTCAGTCAATTGTGTAAATGTTATTTGGAGATATTCTAAATAGGGTGACAGGTGGGGGAGTTTGCAGTTAGCGGAGAGCAGTTTGCAGGGACGTGGATGTGTTGCTAGGAAGGTACGTTGGGATGCTATATATTTGTTGGTTCATCATGAAAAACGAAAACATCTATCCGGTTAATAAAACCGACTATCCCAGAATTATGGAAATTTGGGAAGCATCGGTAAGGGCAACACACCATTTTTTAACAGAGGCTGATATTCAGTTTTATAAGCCGCTGATATTGGATCAATACCTGGATGCAGTTGATCTGCACTGCACTAAAGCAGATGGCATGATTACCGGCTTTTTGGGTTTAAGCGATGGCATGGTGCAGATGCTCTTTATTCATCCGGACTCAAGAGGTTTGGGCATTGGAAAAGCGTTGCTCCAATTTGCTGTAGAAAAAGGCATCAGAAAAGTTGATGTCAATGAACAGAATCAACAGGCTGTGGGTTTTTATCAGCATATGGGTTTTGTGGTAATAGGTCGGTCTGAGGTTGACGGTACAGGGAAACCCTATCCAATATTATCCATGGAATTAACCGAACAGGCTTGAGATGAAAATAAAGATAACTGATTACCAGGAAAACTGGCCGGGAATGTTTGCCCGGGAACAGGAAAACATCAGCAGGATACTGGCGTTTTTAGATCCGGCAATAGTTCATATAGGCAGCACATCTGTACCCGGGCTTTGTGCCAAACCCATCATTGATATACAGGTAGGATTAAAAAATGCAGACGATCTGGATAAAACCATCAAACCCATGCAGGAGGATTACACTTATGTTAGAATGTATGAACCCGACTGGCCGGAAAGACGATATTTTTGCAGATATAAAAGTGAAACAGGAGGTGCCATTCCATCGCTCATTGATGTAAATGACTTGCCGTCTGTTAAGCAAGGCTTAAGATCTTTAACTCATATCCATATTTTTGTAAAGGATACGGAAGATTGGATCAGGCATATTGCCTTCCGTGATTATCTGGCCACTCATCCCAACGAACGTGATGCTTATTGCCGCCTTAAAAAAGAGCTATCAAAAAGTGACTATGAAAATATGATAGCCTATAATGATGCTAAGAATGATTTTGTGAAAGATGTTCAGCAAAAGGCGGTTGCATGGTATAAAGAGCTGCACGGTATAAATTGATTCGGTTTTCCACCTCATGCGAACCGCCCACTGCGTTCCCGCTTTAGGGGGTTAGGGGGCAAAACTCAAAACCCGCCTTACTCCAAACTTCCAATGCCCTCGGTAACGCGTATTTAACGCGATCATAAGCTTTCAGGCTGTCGTGAAATACAATGACCGATCCTGCCTGGGTGTGTTTCAGTACCTTATCGAGGCAGGCTTCGGGTTTTAGGTTGATGTCGAAATCACCGCTTAATACATCCCACATCATAATTTTAATATCCGGTCGGGCAGCTTGCAGATCAAGGATCTGTTGCCTTTTGATCCTGCCATATGGCGGACGAAAAAGGGGAGTATCTAATACTTTATCAGCCAGTAAAAAATTATCCAGGTAAATTTTGTTATCTGTTTTCCAACCTTTAAGGTGATTATACGTATGATTGCCGATGGCATGACCGTCGTCGGTCACCTGTTTGAAAATATCTGGGTGTTTTGCTACATTATCCCCAATACAGAAAAAGGTGGCTTTGGCATTATATTGTTTTAAAATATTTAATATGTGTGTTGTAACAATTGGTATAGGCCCATCGTCAAAAGTGAGATAAATGCAACGATTAGCTTTGCTTTTATTCCAGATAAGTTGGGGGTACAGCTTTTTTAGCAGCCAGGGTGTTTTAATCAGATACATATTACAAAACGGGCCTTATATGTTTTATTTAAAAAAATAAACAAAAATGAACATGCAAGGTAAGCATCAGTTGCTTACAATTGCATATAAAAACTTATGAAACCAACATTGTCACTACCCATTAAAACAACTCTTATAGGTGCTATTGTATTTTCGGCACTTGGTTTTCAAGCTAAAGCGCAGGAAGTAATTACTTTACAAAAAGCGATTGATCTTACCCTTGAGCGAAATTTAACCATTAAACAATCGCAGTTTATCGAGGCCTTGTCTGATGAAGATCTGAAACAGTCAAAAAATAACCAACTGCCAAGCCTTACGGCAGCGCCACAAGGTGGGTTTAACTTTGGCCGTAATATCGATCAATCAACCTATCAGTTCATTAATCAGCGTATTTTACAGGTATATGGTCAGGCTACCGCCCAGATCACGTTATTTCAGGGCGGGCAATTGCGAAATCAGATCATTCAAAACAAGATATTGCTTGATGCCAATAAAACAGCCACGTCCAAAGTTAAAAACGACCTGATATTAAATGTGGTTACTACTTTTTTACAAGTGTTAACCAACCAGGATCTGGTAAAAGCGTCGAAACAGCAAATTGAAATATCCAAACTAACGCTGGATAGGGCACAGCAAAACTATAATGTAGGCAACCAAACACTGGCCGATCTTTCACAGGCAAAAGCCCAGCTTTCAACCTCGGAACTTGACTATACCAATGCTCAAAATCAACTGGAATCATCCATGCTTACCTTAAAGCAATATATGGAGATGAACCCGGCTACCGAAATAGAGGTGCAAAAACCGGATATAGGTAAATTGAGCGATATTAAAGTAATATATGATCCGCAGGATATATTAAAAACTGCGTTGAACGTGAACCCGGATGTACTGCTTGCCGAGGTTCAGCAGAAATCATATGAACAGGCCATAAAAGTTGCCAAAGGTAATTATTATCCAACCATTACTTTGGTTGGTCAGGCCGGTTCTAACTATTCAAATGCAAAAAATACCATTGATCAGGTAATAGCCACCGGAACATTGACACCTATAGGTGTTGTACAAGCTACAAATCAAGTTGTTGTACAGCCTGGCTTTATACAAACATATAAAAGCAATCCATTTTTTACCCAGATAGGTAACAACTTTAACCAGGCCGTAGCGGTGAGCTTACAGATCCCTATTTTTAACCGGTTCTCGGCACGTACTTCTGTACGCAAAGCAAAAATCCAGGCTCAAAACGCCGAGGTAACGGCTCAACTGGCCCGCAACACGCTAAGCAAAGTTATTTATCAGGCGGTTTGGGATCTGCGCGCTGCCGAGAAGAAATATCTGTCGACCACACAAACTTATAAGGCTAATAAAGATGCCTTTAATATTACGCAGCAACGGTTCACAGTTGGTTTAGTAAACTCGTTAGATTACAACACTTCTTTAACCAATCTCAACAAATCACAATTTGATATGATTGAGGCACAGTACCAGCTCATTTTCAGAAGCAAGGTAATTGATTATTACCTGGGCAATCCAATAACGCTGTAACACCGCAAGCTTAATTTTTTAAACATATAATAAAATATCGAAACGCATAGTCATGGGAAAAACTACTAAATATATTTTGATAGCTCTGGGGGCAATAATTGTATTGCTTATTTTAGCAAAGGCTACCGGCATTATTGGTAAGCCGTCTTTAACCCAGATAGCCACCGAAAAAGCCGACGTGCGTGAAATTAATGAAACGGTATCTGCCAGCGGGAAAATAAAACCACACGTAGAAGTAAAGATAACCTCAGAGGTATCAGGAGAGATTGTTGAACTACCTGTTAAAGAAGGTGACGTGGTTAAAAAAGGCCAGCTGGTTTGCCGTGTGCGTCCGGACATCTTAAAGTCTGGATATGACAGGGCCGTTGCAAGCTACAGTACTCAAAAAGCAACTATAGGCAATATGGCACAACTGCTTAAACAGGCAGAGGCTACTTTTGCCAACCAGGAAGCTACTTTTAACCGTACCAAAACACTTTTTCAAAATAAAGTGCTTACTGTATCTGAATTTGACAATGCCAAAGCTAGTTACGAAGGGGCTAAGGCCAGTTTAGAAGCCGCCAGACAAAACCTGGTTGGTGCACAGTATGGTCTTTTACAGCAATCAGCTTCTGTTAAGGAAGCGCAGGATAACCTGGCTAAAACCAGTCTTTATTCGCCGGTTGATGGGGTGATCTCAAAACTAGTAATTCAAAAAGGCGAGCGTGTTTTGGGTACCCAGCAGTTTGCCGGTACCGAGATCATGACCATATCTGATTTGAGTAAAATGGATGTGAATGTTGATGTGAACGAAAATGATATTAACCGCATAACCATAAATGATCCTGCCAATATTGAAATTGATGCGTTCTCTGGTAAAAAGTTTACAGGTTCGGTAATCGAAATCGGAAGCTCGGCGAATGTATTAGGTACCACTGCCGATCAG
This region of Mucilaginibacter inviolabilis genomic DNA includes:
- a CDS encoding 5'-methylthioadenosine/adenosylhomocysteine nucleosidase produces the protein MSEKIIGIMGAMHEEINSILHLMTDIEEISFGRRTYYTGTINSVKTVLVFSRWGKVAAATTVTSLITRFNITDLIFIGVAGAIHTELKIGDVVIADRLIQHDMDARPLMPRHEIPLLSVTYFDGDPNYINIAKKAIDAIVGDHIHSFIEEHEVERFLLHKTRVFTGTIASGDKFFADQADKDQLHAAIPDILCVEMEGAAVAQVCYEYEISFVVLRIISDESNENSSIDFPDFIKNVSSKYAYEIIRNMFALI
- a CDS encoding aconitate hydratase, producing MAFDLDMIKKVYDRYSTRVDAARKATGKHLTLTEKILYAHLSEGDAQKAFGRGVDYVDFAPDRVAMQDATAQMALLQFMQAGRPQVAVPSTVHCDHLIQAKVGAVADLNTAVDVNREVYDFLASVSDKYGIGFWKAGAGIIHQVVLENYAFPGGMMIGTDSHTPNAGGLGMIAIGVGGADACDVMAGLPWELKFPKLIGVKLTGKLSGWTSAKDVILKVAGILTVKGGTGAIVEYFGEGARSLSATGKGTICNMGAEIGATTSIFGYDEKAAAYLTGTKRGDIAELANAIAQHLTGDEEVYANPEQYFDQVIEINLSELEPHVNGPFTPDLAWPISKFATAVKENNWPTKLEVGLIGSCTNSSYEDITRSASIAKQAIDKKLKTKAEFTITPGSELVRYTVERDGYLNTFDQMGGVVLANACGPCIGQWARHTDDPTRKNSIITSFNRNFAKRQDGNPNTHAFVASPEIVTAFAIAGDLTFNPLTDTLTNENGEQVKFDEPQGIEMPVKGYAVEDAGYQAPAEDGSTVQVIVDPKSSRLQLLEPFKAWEGTDLKGLKLLIKAKGKCTTDHISMAGPWLKFRGHLDNISNNMLIGAINYFNNTADSVKNELTGEYGPVPATQRDYKANGIGTVVVGDENYGEGSSREHAAMEPRHLGVRAILVKSFARIHETNLKKQGMLGITFADTNDYDKIQEDDVIDIDGLTTFAPGKQLTVVLHHKDGSVDSFPVNHTYNDQQIEWFKAGGALNIIRKQMAS
- a CDS encoding GNAT family N-acetyltransferase, which codes for MKNENIYPVNKTDYPRIMEIWEASVRATHHFLTEADIQFYKPLILDQYLDAVDLHCTKADGMITGFLGLSDGMVQMLFIHPDSRGLGIGKALLQFAVEKGIRKVDVNEQNQQAVGFYQHMGFVVIGRSEVDGTGKPYPILSMELTEQA
- a CDS encoding GrpB family protein encodes the protein MKIKITDYQENWPGMFAREQENISRILAFLDPAIVHIGSTSVPGLCAKPIIDIQVGLKNADDLDKTIKPMQEDYTYVRMYEPDWPERRYFCRYKSETGGAIPSLIDVNDLPSVKQGLRSLTHIHIFVKDTEDWIRHIAFRDYLATHPNERDAYCRLKKELSKSDYENMIAYNDAKNDFVKDVQQKAVAWYKELHGIN
- a CDS encoding polysaccharide deacetylase family protein codes for the protein MYLIKTPWLLKKLYPQLIWNKSKANRCIYLTFDDGPIPIVTTHILNILKQYNAKATFFCIGDNVAKHPDIFKQVTDDGHAIGNHTYNHLKGWKTDNKIYLDNFLLADKVLDTPLFRPPYGRIKRQQILDLQAARPDIKIMMWDVLSGDFDINLKPEACLDKVLKHTQAGSVIVFHDSLKAYDRVKYALPRALEVWSKAGFEFCPLTP
- a CDS encoding TolC family protein, translated to MKPTLSLPIKTTLIGAIVFSALGFQAKAQEVITLQKAIDLTLERNLTIKQSQFIEALSDEDLKQSKNNQLPSLTAAPQGGFNFGRNIDQSTYQFINQRILQVYGQATAQITLFQGGQLRNQIIQNKILLDANKTATSKVKNDLILNVVTTFLQVLTNQDLVKASKQQIEISKLTLDRAQQNYNVGNQTLADLSQAKAQLSTSELDYTNAQNQLESSMLTLKQYMEMNPATEIEVQKPDIGKLSDIKVIYDPQDILKTALNVNPDVLLAEVQQKSYEQAIKVAKGNYYPTITLVGQAGSNYSNAKNTIDQVIATGTLTPIGVVQATNQVVVQPGFIQTYKSNPFFTQIGNNFNQAVAVSLQIPIFNRFSARTSVRKAKIQAQNAEVTAQLARNTLSKVIYQAVWDLRAAEKKYLSTTQTYKANKDAFNITQQRFTVGLVNSLDYNTSLTNLNKSQFDMIEAQYQLIFRSKVIDYYLGNPITL
- a CDS encoding efflux RND transporter periplasmic adaptor subunit produces the protein MGKTTKYILIALGAIIVLLILAKATGIIGKPSLTQIATEKADVREINETVSASGKIKPHVEVKITSEVSGEIVELPVKEGDVVKKGQLVCRVRPDILKSGYDRAVASYSTQKATIGNMAQLLKQAEATFANQEATFNRTKTLFQNKVLTVSEFDNAKASYEGAKASLEAARQNLVGAQYGLLQQSASVKEAQDNLAKTSLYSPVDGVISKLVIQKGERVLGTQQFAGTEIMTISDLSKMDVNVDVNENDINRITINDPANIEIDAFSGKKFTGSVIEIGSSANVLGTTADQVTNFTVKVRIDADSYTALLKKTVDNPSPFRPGLTATVDINTNHVKSLSVPIQSVTTRDEKKDTGAAAASKDDKKSQISAPAKEYVFVYSAPGKLKQVQVTTGIQNDTYIQILSGLKGGEEVVSAPYSAISKTLADGMMVQKVDKSKLFNTDNK